Proteins co-encoded in one Pan paniscus chromosome 23, NHGRI_mPanPan1-v2.0_pri, whole genome shotgun sequence genomic window:
- the SEPTIN3 gene encoding neuronal-specific septin-3 isoform X1 codes for MDHDFAPAPPEMQSHGAPGPGTSFSHSHVLGRPIRPSRLPGGGSPLTPVLRKTIHLDTFPQSHIPQTSSRLGLGARTRSVPPQETGIALGASLSPLPTSSLVPRKLSSISLTLRQNSQARSLDRPLSHWEELPTPGKKAAPHEGGRVSSPGSPPVTLVPGGRVHSEGPGNPGLTKSNRMLATEKPLVSSYLALPFQSQLAQSAPVLAEPGSLGQGHLVSVTDHMPTRASPGKGKPRARGIPRPRGRLQRANTAVNLTAMDTRTDAARHLATMATNRPSLAINLATPNTSQLDTGTEFPALDIKLGTARDLSSVGTVKSGKTVNLATAGTIKPGTAMNLTTVGTTKPGMVMDLIASEPDKLGKAMATRSTAKPDMTTEGIAMDSATSDPVKPDTITATVGTSRLETAMALARVNRAKLGTAKNSLALDTSRMGTAVGSVVPVTPDPATGKTTLGSVNNLTISDVATCLLMPSRSTDPALDNTNAAMDRATEPASLDLATEYKGKCRNLVGDGLGCREGEVCELGDGSCLHGLRKGGRTLRSGLNGLGEKEMGVVGPDIGTVP; via the coding sequence ATGGACCACGACTTTGCTCCTGCTCCTCCAGAGATGCAGTCGCATGGAGCTCCAGGCCCGGGAACCTCCTTCTCCCATAGCCATGTGCTGGGGCGCCCTATCCGCCCCTCGAGACTCCCTGGAGGAGGGTCCCCCCTCACCCCCGTCCTCAGGAAGACCATCCATCTGGATACCTTCCCCCAAAGCCATATCCCACAGACCTCCAGCCGGCTGGGCCTTGGAGCCAGGACCCGGAGTGTGCCCCCACAGGAGACGGGCATCGCTCTGGGGGCTTCCTTGAGCCCCCTGCCCACCAGCAGCCTTGTACCCAGGAAGCTCAGCTCCATCTCCTTGACTCTCCGTCAGAACAGCCAGGCACGGTCCCTGGATCGCCCACTTTCTCACTGGGAAGAGTTGCCTACCCCAGGAAAGAAGGCTGCTCCCCATGAAGGAGGGAGGGTGTCCTCGCCAGGCTCGCCACCTGTGACCCTAGTGCCAGGGGGCAGGGTCCACTCTGAGGGCCCAGGGAACCCAGGTCTGACCAAATCCAACAGGATGCTTGCCACGGAGAAGCCCCTGGTGAGTTCCTACCTAGCCTTACCTTTCCAATCCCAGTTAGCCCAGAGTGCACCAGTCCTTGCAGAGCCAGGCTCGTTGGGCCAGGGGCACCTTGTCTCAGTGACTGACCACATGCCTACCAGAGCTTCTCCAGGAAAAGGCAAGCCCCGGGCCAGGGGGATCCCCAGACCCCGGGGGCGTCTCCAAAGGGCCAACACGGCTGTGAATTTGACTGCAATGGACACAAGGACAGACGCAGCCAGACATTTAGCCACAATGGCCACCAACAGACCTAGCTTGGCTATCAATTTAGCCACACCAAACACATCCCAACTGGACACAGGCACAGAGTTCCCTGCTCTGGATATCAAGCTGGGCACAGCCAGAGACTTGTCTTCGGTAGGGACAGTCAAGTCAGGCAAAACCGTGAACTTGGCTACAGCAGGCACAATCAAGCCGGGCACAGCCATGAATCTGACTACAGTTGGGACAACCAAGCCAGGGATGGTCATGGATTTGATAGCCTCAGAACCAGACAAGCTGGGCAAAGCCATGGCTACAAGAAGCACAGCCAAACCAGATATGACCACAGAGGGTATAGCCATGGATTCAGCAACATCAGACCCAGTCAAGCCGGACACAATCACAGCTACAGTGGGCACCAGTAGGTTGGAAACAGCCATGGCTTTGGCCAGAGTGAACAGAGCCAAGCTGGGCACGGCTAAGAATTCTCTTGCTTTGGACACAAGCAGGATGGGCACAGCTGTGGGTTCAGTTGTGCCAGTAACCCCAGACCCAGCCACTGGGAAGACCACACTGGGCAGTGTTAATAACCTAACCATATCAGACGTTGCTACATGCCTGCTAATGCCAAGCAGATCCACAGACCCAGCCCTGGACAACACTAATGCTGCCATGGACAGAGCCACAGAGCCTGCCTCACTGGACCTGGCCACAGAATACAAAGGTAAATGCAGAAACTTGGTTGGGGATGGACTAGGCTGCCGGGAGGGGGAGGTGTGTGAGCTTGGAGATGGATCATGCTTGCATGGGttgagaaagggaggaaggactCTAAGGTCAGGGTTGAATGGGttgggagaaaaggaaatgggGGTTGTAGGGCCAGACATAGGGACTGTACCCTGA